Proteins encoded by one window of Musa acuminata AAA Group cultivar baxijiao chromosome BXJ2-9, Cavendish_Baxijiao_AAA, whole genome shotgun sequence:
- the LOC135622865 gene encoding histidinol dehydrogenase, chloroplastic-like isoform X1 yields the protein MDSTILTFPRTNRFVGTRTIDHSLGLCALNLSRYNICYLPKGLKGRIVRSAMKSYKLSELTHTEVDSLKARPRIDFSSIFSVVNPIVDDVRCRGDAAVIDYTAKFDKVVLDKVVELVSDLPVPELDPAVRKAFDVAYANIYAFHDAQRVPEKDIENMTGVRCKRIARCIGAVGLYVPGGTAVLPSTALMLSVPALIAGCKTIVLATPPSRDGSICKEVLYCAKKAGVTHILKAGGAQAVSAMAWGTPSCPKVEKIFGPGNQYVTAAKMILQNSEAMVSIDMPAGPSEVLVIADNHANPVHVAADLLSQAEHGPDSQVVLVVAGDGVDIDAIQAEVSNQCASLPRGEYASKALSHSFVVFARDMVEAISFSNLYAPEHLIINVKDAERWEGLIENAGSVFLGQWTPESVGDYASGTNHVLPTYGYARMYSGVSLNSFLKYITVQSLTEEGLKNIGPHVAKMAEVEGLEAHKRAVTLRLQEIEAGLPA from the exons ATGGACagtacaattttaacttttccaaGGACTAACAGATTTGTTGGCACTCGTACCATTGACCATTCCCTGGGACTTTGTGCTCTTAATTTATCAAGATATAACATATGCTATTTGCCTAAAG GATTGAAAGGTCGAATTGTTAGGAGTGCAATGAAATCTTATAAGCTTTCTGAGCTTACTCATACTGAGGTTGATTCTCTCAAGGCTCGCCCTCGTATTGATTTCTCATCCATTTTTAGTGTG GTAAACCCAATCGTGGATGATGTACGGTGCAGAGGAGATGCTGCAGTAATAGA TTATACGGCAAAATTTGACAAAGTTGTACTTGACAAAGTAGTTGAGCTTGTTTCTGATCTTCCGGTTCCAGAG CTTGATCCAGCTGTAAGGAAAGCATTTGATGTGGCATATGCCAATATTTATGCATTTCATGATGCTCAAAGGGTTCCTGAGAAGGATATTGAGAATATGACA GGAGTTCGGTGCAAAAGGATAGCAAGGTGCATCGGCGCTGTAGGGCTTTATGTTCCAGGGGGTACTGCAGTCTTACCCTCAACTGCTCTCATGCTTTCAGTG CCCGCACTTATTGCCGGGTGCAAAACTATTGTTCTTGCAACTCCGCCAAGTCGTGATGGTAGCATTTGCAAG GAAGTACTTTATTGTGCCAAGAAAGCCGGTGTAACTCACATTCTAAAAGCTGGGGGAGCTCAG GCAGTCTCAGCAATGGCTTGGGGAACTCCATCTTGCCCAAAG GTTGAAAAAATTTTTGGCCCAGGAAATCAATATGTTACTGCTGCAAAAATGATTCTCCAG AACAGTGAAGCAATGGTTTCCATTGACATGCCTGCTGGCCCTTCAGAGGTTCTGGTCATTGCTGACAATCATGCCAATCCTGTTCATGTAGCTGCAGATCTCCTATCTCAG GCAGAACATGGTCCAGATAGTCAGGTGGTTCTTGTCGTTGCCGGAGATGGAGTGGATATTGATGCTATCCAGGCTGAAGTTAGCAACCAATGTGCTAGCCTTCCCAGAGGAGAGTATGCTTCAAAAGCACTGAGTCATAGCTTTGTTGTGTTTGCCAGAGACATGGTTGAG GCAATTTCCTTCTCGAACTTGTATGCTCCTGAGCATTTGATCATCAACGTCAAGGATGCGGAAAGGTGGGAGGGTCTCATTGAGAATGCTG GCTCAGTCTTTTTAGGACAATGGACACCGGAGAGCGTTGGTGATTATGCTAGCGGCACCAACCATGTCCTTCCCACATACGGATATGCAAGAATGTACAGTGGGGTGTCACTAAACTCATTTCTCAAATACATAACTGTACAGTCCTTAACCGAGGAAGGTCTCAAAAACATTGGACCGCATGTAGCAAAGATGGCAGAAGTCGAAGGGCTGGAGGCTCACAAGAGAGCTGTTACCCTTCGGCTGCAGGAAATCGAAGCTGGCCTACCTGCTTAG
- the LOC135622865 gene encoding histidinol dehydrogenase, chloroplastic-like isoform X2 codes for MKSYKLSELTHTEVDSLKARPRIDFSSIFSVVNPIVDDVRCRGDAAVIDYTAKFDKVVLDKVVELVSDLPVPELDPAVRKAFDVAYANIYAFHDAQRVPEKDIENMTGVRCKRIARCIGAVGLYVPGGTAVLPSTALMLSVPALIAGCKTIVLATPPSRDGSICKEVLYCAKKAGVTHILKAGGAQAVSAMAWGTPSCPKVEKIFGPGNQYVTAAKMILQNSEAMVSIDMPAGPSEVLVIADNHANPVHVAADLLSQAEHGPDSQVVLVVAGDGVDIDAIQAEVSNQCASLPRGEYASKALSHSFVVFARDMVEAISFSNLYAPEHLIINVKDAERWEGLIENAGSVFLGQWTPESVGDYASGTNHVLPTYGYARMYSGVSLNSFLKYITVQSLTEEGLKNIGPHVAKMAEVEGLEAHKRAVTLRLQEIEAGLPA; via the exons ATGAAATCTTATAAGCTTTCTGAGCTTACTCATACTGAGGTTGATTCTCTCAAGGCTCGCCCTCGTATTGATTTCTCATCCATTTTTAGTGTG GTAAACCCAATCGTGGATGATGTACGGTGCAGAGGAGATGCTGCAGTAATAGA TTATACGGCAAAATTTGACAAAGTTGTACTTGACAAAGTAGTTGAGCTTGTTTCTGATCTTCCGGTTCCAGAG CTTGATCCAGCTGTAAGGAAAGCATTTGATGTGGCATATGCCAATATTTATGCATTTCATGATGCTCAAAGGGTTCCTGAGAAGGATATTGAGAATATGACA GGAGTTCGGTGCAAAAGGATAGCAAGGTGCATCGGCGCTGTAGGGCTTTATGTTCCAGGGGGTACTGCAGTCTTACCCTCAACTGCTCTCATGCTTTCAGTG CCCGCACTTATTGCCGGGTGCAAAACTATTGTTCTTGCAACTCCGCCAAGTCGTGATGGTAGCATTTGCAAG GAAGTACTTTATTGTGCCAAGAAAGCCGGTGTAACTCACATTCTAAAAGCTGGGGGAGCTCAG GCAGTCTCAGCAATGGCTTGGGGAACTCCATCTTGCCCAAAG GTTGAAAAAATTTTTGGCCCAGGAAATCAATATGTTACTGCTGCAAAAATGATTCTCCAG AACAGTGAAGCAATGGTTTCCATTGACATGCCTGCTGGCCCTTCAGAGGTTCTGGTCATTGCTGACAATCATGCCAATCCTGTTCATGTAGCTGCAGATCTCCTATCTCAG GCAGAACATGGTCCAGATAGTCAGGTGGTTCTTGTCGTTGCCGGAGATGGAGTGGATATTGATGCTATCCAGGCTGAAGTTAGCAACCAATGTGCTAGCCTTCCCAGAGGAGAGTATGCTTCAAAAGCACTGAGTCATAGCTTTGTTGTGTTTGCCAGAGACATGGTTGAG GCAATTTCCTTCTCGAACTTGTATGCTCCTGAGCATTTGATCATCAACGTCAAGGATGCGGAAAGGTGGGAGGGTCTCATTGAGAATGCTG GCTCAGTCTTTTTAGGACAATGGACACCGGAGAGCGTTGGTGATTATGCTAGCGGCACCAACCATGTCCTTCCCACATACGGATATGCAAGAATGTACAGTGGGGTGTCACTAAACTCATTTCTCAAATACATAACTGTACAGTCCTTAACCGAGGAAGGTCTCAAAAACATTGGACCGCATGTAGCAAAGATGGCAGAAGTCGAAGGGCTGGAGGCTCACAAGAGAGCTGTTACCCTTCGGCTGCAGGAAATCGAAGCTGGCCTACCTGCTTAG
- the LOC135622869 gene encoding NAC domain-containing protein 21/22-like isoform X1: protein MIHPLSLQPPIYAMLLLPFKVDLANLFIQHLSPPLALIHPIPSLLPICGLAALMNATMSMLSMVEAKLPPGFRFHPRDDELVCDYLAAKAAGGSTESSSMMMVDVDLNKCDPWDLPVNRSVSTEVDCFRGSAAACVGGNEWYLFSLRDLKYATGQRTNRATMSGYWKATGKDKPVTRKGLLVGMRKTLVFYQGRAPKGKKTKWVMHEFRMEGSDGAPKLPFKSDWALCRVFCNNRRISTMPSMESSHENSGSQSLSALMDNCITFDQTPFYSEGFEQVPCFSSLSPSYVSQCQDFVLTKCLAQTGGLPELNSGLNQLTGDRRDSRTVLNHLIKFEGDPKGKVVPQGGFEDYSTHNRLPSTWNP from the exons ATGATTCATCCCCTCTCCCTGCAACCTCCAATCTATGCCATGCTATTGCTCCCCTTTAAAGTTGACTTGGCGAACCTATTCATACAACACCTAAGCCCCCCCCTAGCCTTAATACATCCCATCCCATCCTTGCTTCCAATCTGTGGCTTGGCGGCTCTCATGAACGCCACCATGAGCATGTTGAGCATGGTGGAGGCGAAGCTGCCTCCAGGTTTCAGGTTCCACCCGAGGGACGACGAGCTCGTCTGCGACTACCTCGCCGCGAAGGCCGCCGGAGGCAGCACCGAGAGCAGTTCCATGATGATGGTGGATGTTGATCTCAACAAGTGTGACCCATGGGATCTTCCTG TGAACCGTTCAGTTTCCACTGAAGTAGATTGTTTCCGTGGATCAGCTGCTGCATGTGTTGGGGGCAACGAGTGGTACCTCTTCAGCCTTCGAGATCTGAAGTACGCGACCGGGCAGCGGACCAACCGGGCGACCATGTCAGGCTACTGGAAGGCCACAGGGAAGGATAAACCAGTGACCCGAAAAGGATTGCTGGTTGGGATGAGGAAGACTTTGGTGTTCTATCAAGGGAGAGCTCCCAAGGGGAAGAAGACAAAGTGGGTCATGCATGAATTCCGCATGGAAGGATCTGATGGTGCTCCGAAGTTGCCTTTCAAG TCAGACTGGGCCCTGTGTAGAGTCTTCTGCAACAACAGAAGGATCTCCACCATGCCAAGCATGGAGTCAAGCCATGAAAACTCAGGTTCACAGTCCCTCTCAGCTCTAATGGACAACTGCATCACCTTTGACCAAACCCCTTTCTACTCAGAGGGTTTTGAGCAGGTGCCCTGCTTCTCCAGCCTATCTCCAAGCTATGTATCCCAGTGCCAAGACTTTGTCCTAACAAAATGCTTAGCTCAAACCGGTGGTTTGCCTGAGTTGAACTCTGGATTGAACCAGCTCACTGGTGACAGAAGGGACTCGAGAACAGTTCTGAACCACCTCATCAAGTTTGAGGGTGATCCAAAGGGAAAGGTGGTGCCACAAGGGGGTTTTGAGGATTACTCAACACACAATCGTCTGCCATCAACTTGGAATCCTTGA
- the LOC135622869 gene encoding NAC domain-containing protein 21/22-like isoform X2, producing MIHPLSLQPPIYAMLLLPFKVDLANLFIQHLSPPLALIHPIPSLLPICGLAALMNATMSMLSMVEAKLPPGFRFHPRDDELVCDYLAAKAAGGSTESSSMMMVDVDLNKCDPWDLPAAACVGGNEWYLFSLRDLKYATGQRTNRATMSGYWKATGKDKPVTRKGLLVGMRKTLVFYQGRAPKGKKTKWVMHEFRMEGSDGAPKLPFKSDWALCRVFCNNRRISTMPSMESSHENSGSQSLSALMDNCITFDQTPFYSEGFEQVPCFSSLSPSYVSQCQDFVLTKCLAQTGGLPELNSGLNQLTGDRRDSRTVLNHLIKFEGDPKGKVVPQGGFEDYSTHNRLPSTWNP from the exons ATGATTCATCCCCTCTCCCTGCAACCTCCAATCTATGCCATGCTATTGCTCCCCTTTAAAGTTGACTTGGCGAACCTATTCATACAACACCTAAGCCCCCCCCTAGCCTTAATACATCCCATCCCATCCTTGCTTCCAATCTGTGGCTTGGCGGCTCTCATGAACGCCACCATGAGCATGTTGAGCATGGTGGAGGCGAAGCTGCCTCCAGGTTTCAGGTTCCACCCGAGGGACGACGAGCTCGTCTGCGACTACCTCGCCGCGAAGGCCGCCGGAGGCAGCACCGAGAGCAGTTCCATGATGATGGTGGATGTTGATCTCAACAAGTGTGACCCATGGGATCTTCCTG CTGCTGCATGTGTTGGGGGCAACGAGTGGTACCTCTTCAGCCTTCGAGATCTGAAGTACGCGACCGGGCAGCGGACCAACCGGGCGACCATGTCAGGCTACTGGAAGGCCACAGGGAAGGATAAACCAGTGACCCGAAAAGGATTGCTGGTTGGGATGAGGAAGACTTTGGTGTTCTATCAAGGGAGAGCTCCCAAGGGGAAGAAGACAAAGTGGGTCATGCATGAATTCCGCATGGAAGGATCTGATGGTGCTCCGAAGTTGCCTTTCAAG TCAGACTGGGCCCTGTGTAGAGTCTTCTGCAACAACAGAAGGATCTCCACCATGCCAAGCATGGAGTCAAGCCATGAAAACTCAGGTTCACAGTCCCTCTCAGCTCTAATGGACAACTGCATCACCTTTGACCAAACCCCTTTCTACTCAGAGGGTTTTGAGCAGGTGCCCTGCTTCTCCAGCCTATCTCCAAGCTATGTATCCCAGTGCCAAGACTTTGTCCTAACAAAATGCTTAGCTCAAACCGGTGGTTTGCCTGAGTTGAACTCTGGATTGAACCAGCTCACTGGTGACAGAAGGGACTCGAGAACAGTTCTGAACCACCTCATCAAGTTTGAGGGTGATCCAAAGGGAAAGGTGGTGCCACAAGGGGGTTTTGAGGATTACTCAACACACAATCGTCTGCCATCAACTTGGAATCCTTGA
- the LOC135622863 gene encoding cocosin 1-like, with amino-acid sequence MPSHFCTPLHHSLPVPSAEHEAMATSTSILLSFSLCLFLFCHISRAQLGLGQQGAGEPWMNVHRYSRVSQCKIEKLSTLELTRRVPSEAGYTEYFYQYNEQLQCVGVAACRHTIQPRGLLLPSFSSAPRLVYIMQGRGIIGTVFPGCPETFQSFQQTEQQWEQTAGGCQRFRDEHQRIHYVREGDIIALPAGVSYWGYNNGEVAVVAITTFDTSSSANQLDRQHREFLLAGRERLVEQGSQIEVRLQQIKGNNLLSGFELDPLAEALGVDRELVRKIQNPDDRRGEIVLVTSGLQVLQASRKSEQLVREREVRQECQEGRGCQSNILEAFCTMKIRQNIGDPLRADYFNPRAGRITTLNSQKLPILRFVQMSAVRALLRPNAIVSPHWNVKAHSIMYALRGYSRVQVVGHRGQTVFNGELRQGQLLVVPQYYAVTIQAQRESFEWVSIKTNDNAIVNHFVGKTSAFRGMPVEVLMNSYRISREEAMQLKFNRGNELALFASKIEREAIRTSV; translated from the exons ATGCCCTCCCACTTCTGCACTCCCCTTCACCACTCTCTCCCCGTTCCTTCTGCAGAACACGAAGCCATggccacctccacctccattctcctctctttctctctttgcttGTTCCTCTTCTGCCACATCTCTCGAGCCCAGCTTGGCCTCGGCCAGCAGGGAGCCGGTGAACCATGGATGAATGTGCATCGCTACAGCCGCGTGAGCCAATGCAAAATCGAGAAGCTAAGCACCCTTGAGCTCACCCGACGTGTGCCCTCGGAAGCTGGCTACACAGAGTATTTTTACCAGTACAATGAGCAGCTCCAGTGTGTGGGCGTGGCTGCATGTCGTCATACCATCCAACCGAGAGGCCTTCTCCTGCCATCCTTTTCCAGTGCACCACGCCTcgtctacatcatgcaag GAAGGGGAATCATTGGAACAGTGTTCCCCGGTTGCCCAGAGACGTTCCAATCCTTCCAGCAAACCGAACAACAATGGGAGCAGACGGCAGGCGGATGTCAGAGGTTCCGAGACGAGCACCAGAGGATCCACTACGTCCGTGAGGGAGACATCATCGCGTTGCCCGCCGGAGTTTCTTACTGGGGCTACAACAATGGCGAAGTAGCTGTCGTCGCGATTACCACCTTCGACACAAGCAGCAGCGCCAATCAATTGGATCGCCAGCATAGG GAATTTCTACTTGCTGGGAGGGAGAGACTAGTCGAGCAAGGTTCCCAAATAGAAGTGAGATTACAGCAGATAAAGGGGAACAACCTGCTCAGCGGTTTTGAGCTCGATCCACTGGCAGAGGCGCTCGGTGTCGATAGGGAATTGGTGAGAAAAATCCAGAATCCCGACGACAGGAGGGGTGAGATAGTCCTTGTCACGAGTGGGCTTCAGGTGCTACAAGCATCACGGAAGAGTGAGCAGCTGGTACGAGAAAGAGAGGTGAGACAAGAATGCCAAGAGGGAAGGGGATGTCAATCTAATATATTAGAGGCTTTCTGCACCATGAAGATAAGGCAGAACATTGGAGACCCCTTGCGTGCTGACTACTTCAATCCGCGCGCTGGAAGGATCACCACCCTCAACAGCCAGAAGCTCCCAATTCTGAGATTCGTTCAAATGAGTGCCGTGAGGGCACTTCTCCGCCCG AATGCCATAGTGTCGCCACATTGGAATGTCAAGGCTCACAGCATAATGTACGCCTTGAGGGGATACAGCCGGGTGCAGGTGGTGGGACACCGAGGCCAAACCGTATTCAATGGCGAGCTGCGTCAGGGTCAACTACTGGTAGTTCCGCAGTACTATGCGGTGACGATTCAGGCACAACGCGAGAGCTTCGAATGGGTCTCCATCAAGACCAACGACAATGCCATAGTCAACCATTTCGTGGGGAAGACATCGGCTTTCCGTGGCATGCCGGTGGAGGTGTTGATGAACTCATACCGCATCTCTAGAGAAGAGGCCATGCAGCTAAAGTTTAACCGTGGAAATGAACTGGCCCTCTTCGCTTCCAAGATCGAGAGGGAAGCGATCAGAACTTCGGTGTAA
- the LOC135622870 gene encoding histidinol dehydrogenase, chloroplastic-like — MLMFVYCCVIVKLDPAVRKAFDVAYANIYAFHDAQRVPEKDIENMTGVRCKRIARCIGAVGLYVPGGTAVLPSTALMLSVPAHIAGCKTIVLATPPSRDGSICKEVLYCAKKAGVTHILKAGGAQAVSAMAWGTPSCPKVQNSCM, encoded by the exons ATGTTAATGTTTGTGTATTGTTGTGTGATTGTTAAGCTTGATCCAGCTGTAAGGAAAGCATTTGATGTGGCATATGCCAATATTTATGCATTTCATGATGCTCAAAGGGTTCCTGAGAAGGATATTGAGAATATGACA GGAGTTCGGTGCAAAAGGATAGCAAGGTGCATCGGCGCTGTAGGGCTTTATGTTCCAGGGGGTACTGCAGTCTTACCCTCAACTGCTCTCATGCTTTCAGTG CCCGCACATATTGCCGGGTGCAAAACTATTGTTCTTGCAACTCCGCCAAGTCGTGATGGTAGCATTTGCAAG GAAGTACTTTATTGTGCCAAGAAAGCCGGTGTAACTCACATTCTAAAAGCTGGGGGAGCTCAG GCAGTCTCAGCAATGGCTTGGGGAACTCCATCTTGCCCAAAGGTACAAAATTCCTGTATGTAG